The DNA segment TGAAGATGGAACATTGCAAACATTTGATAAACCTGAAACACAAACAAAGATTTATGAAATTGTGTCGGATACACTTCCAGACTATGAAGTTCCAAGCAACGCAGAAATAAAAAATGGTGCTGCTGATGTTTTAAAAAGTGAAGCTGCAGCAACTATAAATTTTTTAGATGATGTTGCCTCAGGCTTTGCAGATGGTGTTAAAGCTTTTGCCTCATCTTCAAAATATATACCCTACTTTCTTTTAATTGGTTTGGGTATTTTTATATTAAATAAATCAGGAGTTAAACAATGATTGAACCAGACTTAAACACTTTTGCTCCATTAAGTGATAGCTTTCAATGGCTCTTAGACCATATTTATATTTTGTTGGCTCTTTTTTATAAAAGAGCTGCTAAATTTACAAATAATGTAAACACAACAATTAGCAATATAAATATAGGTTTAGAGAAATTAATCACACTTACAGAGCAACATGACAAAAGAATTACTACTTTAGAGCGCAGCAAATAAAATCGCGCGGCGCCCTTTTTTAATCTCATTAAATTTCTTTACTTTTTTTATATCCTCTCAATCAAAATTACATTTTTTTAAAATTACACTTTAAAATATAGTCATACAAGAACAAAAACATATCAATTTCAATCAATAATGTTAATTTAATGGTAAGACTAAGGTAAATAGTTAAAACCTTTTAAAATGAAGATATGAGATTTTCTCATATCTTCTCATAGAAGATACTATTAAAAAAAGGTTTTTCGATAGAAAAACACCTTTTCACGAGCCATAGGCGAGTTCAAAAACAACGATTTTGCCCCGCATGGGGCATAAATCACCTTTTAAAAGTGTTACGGAGCCGTAGGCGGAGGAACACGTCGAACGAAGCGCAGCGAAGTGAGACAGAGCAACCCCAACGGGGTGCGATAACTCTTGCAAAATAAATCATTAATATAGTTATAGTAAGCTTAGTCATTTAGTTCCTTCTTAAGCTTATACTATATTAAAGAAGATAGAGCAAAATTTGCTCTAGGGTTAAGGCAAAATTTGCTCTAGGGTTAAGGCAAAATTTGCTCTATGGTATAATATACAATGTTTACACATTTGTTATTTAAAATAAACAGTTTATTAAGGAAAATCAAAGATATAAGGTTTTAAAATGTCAACTAAGAGAAAATTCGACCGATTGAAGAATCAAGATAAGTTTTTTAAAATGCAAAAGAAAAGGCTTGACCGTATTGCCGAGCCTGACACTAAGGGTAAACTAGACTTTAGCATAGTCCTAACAAACAAAGAAATATTAAAAATACAATCAAAAGGAAGAATTTTAAAGGCTAAATACGGCTTGACAAGGGCTAAAGTTTTAAGAGAAGTTTTGTTAAACTTAGATGATGAAGATTTGATTTGCTTTCTTGGGTTATATAACCCTGATAAAGTTAAGAAATAAAAAAAGGAAAAAGCGGCAACTTTTCCCTTTAATTTAAAACCTATTTGCGTAGGTTATTTTTTTAGTAAAAACGTGGAGGTCTTTACCTTGATTTCAATTTTAATTTTATTCGTTTTTAGCTTAATAATAGCTAAAATTGATAACCATAATTTTCAAACTAATATCTATACTATTCAAGGGGAATACTATCTTATCTTCCCTTTACTAAAATCTATAATATATTGTGCAATATCATTTAAATGAACAATATCTTTTACTGCACCTTTTTGAATAGCTTTTGCTGGCATTCCAAACACGACACAACTCTCTTCATTTTGGGCAATTGTATATGCTCCATTATCATGTAGTTCTTTCATTGCAATACTTCCATCATCACCCATTCCTGTCATCATTACAGCCATAGCACCACTACCAACGACATTATTAACAGATCTAAAAAGAACATCAACACTTGGTCTATGATGGCTAACTTTTACTGTATCAAGGAGCTTTGTTCTATACCCTGCACTACATTTTTCAATGGTTAAATGCATATTTCCAGGTGCCAAATAAGCATGACCTTTTTCCAAAATCATCCCATCTGTTGCCTCATGTACAGTTAATTTAGAGCTATTATTTAATCTATCTGCAAAAGATTTTGAAAAACCATAAGGTATATGTTGAGTAATTAGTATTGGAGGTAAATCATTTGTTAAACCATTAAAGACCCTTAAGAGTGATTCAACACCACCTGTTGATGATCCAATAGCTATAACCTTACTACCCCCTAGCCTTGCAGGAAATGATGGGATAACTTCATCTGGATGTATTTTTCTATCTATCTCTTTTGCTTTGGCACTTGTAACTGTTTTCATAGGATTTGGTTTCTTTTGTGTATATCTTTTTAAGAGAAAAGTTAAATTTAATAAATTTTCTTTTATTCTTGCAGCAAAACTCGACATAGGTTCACCTGATTCTGGTTTACTTATAAACCCTACCGCACCATCATCAAAAATATCATTTCCCCTTACACTCTCTCCTGATATAACAACGGCAGGCATTGGATGTAAACGCATAAGGTTTCTTAAAAATGTAACACCATTCATTTTTGGCATATTAATATCAATTGTTACTAAATCTGGTTCATACTCTTTAATTTTTTCTCGTGCATCATATGCATCAACAGCTTCTGCAATAACCTCAAATTCATCGATACCATTTATCATATCTTTTATAATTCTTCTCATTGAAGCTGAATCATCAATTACTAGCACTGTATACATAAACTATCCACCCTATTTTTAAAAAAGTTCAATTTCCATCTCTGGTTCAACTTGAACTTTATCAGCTCCAAATAAATCAACACCACCAACATACTCTTTAATAACTGGAGCTTTTGTAATTTCAGTTTGAAGAGCTTTTTCCTCTTTAAAGATTTTCTTATCAGTTTCAGATTTTTGAGTTACTTTTATAAAAGTTTGAAAATCATCAGTCAAAAGGATTAATCTACCATGTTCACCTCTTGTGTGTTCACTTACAATCTTAAACCCTTCAGACTTACAAAAATCTTTTGCAAACTCAACATTTCTATGTCCAATAGAGTTAATCATATTCATATTTAGTTGCATAATATCAGCCCCACCAGAAATCTTAGCTTGCATATTTGATTTGCTACATCCAAGTTTATACATCTCATTTAGCATTGCTTCTACTGAGTATAAACCATATTTCATATCATCATTTGTACTATTTGTTGTTGGCAATAAAAAGTGATTCATACCTTTTATTTTTCTTACTTTATCATAGAACATAATTGCAACACAAGACCCAAGAAGTGTTTTAAATGCAATAAAATCATCATCAGGACCAACTGCAAATTCACCACCAATTATTGTATGAGTATTAAAACCCTTAGTTTTTTGAGTAAATCTTGATAAAGAAGCTTTTTCAATGCTTCCATCTTTATGCCCTATAATTATCAATAAAAATCCTTTCTTTTGATAAAAATGTTTTGCCCTACTCTTTCAACACAACTTATAAGATCCTGTGGATTCTCTGAATGTCCAAGATATAATGTACCACCAATTTTCAAATGAGAAAAAAGTTTTTTCAAAATTTTATTTTGATCTTCATTTGAAAAATAGATTAACACATTTCTGCAAAAAATTACATCAAAATAATCTTTTTGATATGGATATGAAGGATCGTTTAAGTTCATCACCTTAAACGTAACCATTTTTTGTAATTCAGGTTTTACTTTTATTAAAATCTCTTCACTTGCAAGTGTTTTTTGAACTCTTCTTTTAAAATATTTTGAAGGTTTTAACCATGAAGGAAACTCTTTAGAAGATTTTGAATATCTATAAACACCATTTGCAGCATATTGTAATACATTTGTATCAATATCTGTAGCTAAAATTGTTGCATTGATATTTTTCCCACACTCTTCACTAGCTTCTAAAACAGTCATTGCCATAGAATATGGTTCTTCACCCGTAGAAGAAGCAGAACAATACATTTTAATTTGTTGTGAATTTTTAGCAAAGATAGGTAAAACTCTATCTTTTAAGTCTGCAAAGTGGAAATCTTCTCTAAAAAAATGTGTTTTATTGGTAGTGAAAGAGTTAATAAACTCCATTGTAAAAGAGCCCTCTTCTACTGCATCCAAAAGCTCTTCTATATCACCATCATATCTTGTATCTCTTTTTAACTTATGAAGCCTATTTGCAATCATAATATCTTTATTTTCCGACAGAGAAATTCCTGTTAAAGAATAAAGAATTTTTTTTACTCTGTCGTGTAAATCATTACTACTGCTCATTCAACCTCACGATGCTTTTTGCATTAAGTTGTTCAAATCTTTTTCGATTTTTATTTGAGCATTAATGATTCCTAAAACATCGAGAATCAAGCCAATACTTCCATCTCCTCTAACTGTTGCAGCACCAATACCTTCAACACTTCTAAAGTTTTTATCTAAAGGTTTAACTACAACTTGATGCTGATTTAAGAATTCATCAATTGAAATTGCAACTTTTTGTGTACCTGATTTTACAACAATAAGCATTCCATCTTCAAGTTTTTCAAATGTTGGATCAACACCAAAAAGTTGATGTAATCTTACTACAGGGATAAACTCTTCTCTTAACATTAAAAGATCTTGAGAACCATCACCAATTTTTTTGATCATATCTGAAGTTGGTTGCAATGATTCAACAATAGAACTTAATGGTAAAATATATTTTTGATCTCCAACTGCAATATCAAGTCCATCTAGAATTGCCAATGTTAGAGGAAGCATAATTGTTATAACTGTACCTTTTCCAAGTTCAGTATCTAGTTTAATTGCTCCACCCAGTTTTTGAATATTTGTTTTAACAACGTCCATTCCAACACCTCTTCCAGAGATATCAGTAATTTTTTCTGCTGTTGAAACACCTGCGCCAAAAACTAACATAGCTTTTTCATTATCACTCATTGTATTATATTGATTTTCATCAATTTGTCCTTGATCTAGAGCTTTTTGTGCAACTCTTTCACAGTCAATACCTTTCCCATCATCTTCAATTGTGATAATCATTTGACCATTAGCTTGCTCTGCTGAAATAGTAATAGATCCCGTTTCATCTTTTCCACTTGATTTTCTAACATCAGGAGTCTCTAAACCATGATCAAGTGAGTTTCTAATAATATGCATTAATGGGTCAGTTAAACCTTCAATCATTGCTTTATCTATCTCAACATTATCTCCATAATGTTTAAATTCAACTTTTTTATTAAGTTTTTTAGAAATATCTCTAACAACTTTAGGGAATTTTGAGTAAATAGATTCCATAGGAACCATTCTTATACTCATAATTGAATCTTGCATATCTCTAATATGTCGTTCAAGCAATTCTAATCTCTCTAATACTGCATTTCTTGTTTTTGTATCCTCAATAGAGCTTGTAAACTGTGTTAACATAGCATTTGTGATAACTAGATCTCCAACATTATTCATTAATAAATCAATTTTATCTAGATTTACTCTAATATTATTCGAAGCTGAAGCTTTTTTATCTTTTTCTTCTTTTGCTGCAGCACCAGTTGCTGCTCTTGGAGTTCTTCTTGGAGATGAAGCCTCTTCTGTTTCTTCTCCATCTTTTGGTTGTTCTTCAACTTTTTTTGCAGGTTCTTTTCTAGTTTGAGTTGCTGAAATAGCCTCTTTTTGATCAGAATTATTTCCTTGAAGTTTAGCGTCAGGAGTTATATTTGGCATATCATCAAAAAATCCAAAATCTTCATTCTCATTATGAGTAATTACAGGAAGAGCTTCAGTACTAATTCTTTTATCTAACTCTTCATCAAAAAATCCATAATTACTATTTTCTGTTTCATGACCAATTTCATCATCTTTGAAAAATCCATATGAAACATTAAATTTACTATCATTAATATCTGAATCATATAAACCTATATCATCATTAGAAGTTTTTGCCACAGTTTTAGATGCAGGGGTAGATACTGTCTTTTCTTCTTTTACAGGCTCAGCTGCAGCTGTTGTTTCTGGAACTTTTCCATTAATATAAGCTTTAATATCAATTAACAAGTCAGCAGTTAATTCTTCAAAAGTTTCTCTTGTTAACTCCTCAGCAACTTCTAAATCTAGAAGTTCTTTCATTACATCTAAACCATCAATTAAAGTACTTGCCATTTCTGGTTTGAATTCAATTTCATGATTTCTAAGCTTATCCATCATGTTTTCAACATTATGGGTAAATTCTGCAAACATCGACAACTCAACAGATGCACCACTACCTTTTAGGGTGTGTACATCTCTAAATAGTTGTCCCATCTCTTCATCAGTTAATGATCCATTGTTTTCTGCTTCAAGCAAAACATTATCAGCTGATTCAAATAACTCTTCAGCCTCTTCTAGGAACATTTCTCTATATTTAGAAATATCAAAACCAGACATAATTAAACCTTTTTATTATCTACTTAATACTATATTAACTGCTTTTAATAGTTGTTCTGGAACAAATGGTTTAACAATCCAACCAGTAGCTCCTGCAGCTTTACCTTTTGCTTTCATTTCATCACTTCTTTCAGTAGTTAATACTAAAATTGGTCTACTTGCATATGCAGGTAATTTTCTTAGCTCACCAATTAGTGTTAATCCGTCCATATTTGGCATGTTAACATCAGTAATGATTAAGTCAAATGTAGTAGCTTTAGCTTTTTGTAAACCATCAACTCCATCTACTGCCTCAATCACATCATTATAACCACCTTCATTAAGTGCATAATTCAGCATATCTCTTAACATTGTTGAATCATCCACGATTAAAAGTTTAGCCATAAAAACCCCTTGTATTTTTTAAAAAAATATTATTTTATCTATCTTAACTAAAGAAATATTAAATTAACTTTAAGATTTTAAATACCATTTAAAGCTAATTCTATTCTATCTTTTTTAACTTTTAAAACCTTAATTTCAACATTATCTTCAACTTTTAAAACATCTTCAACTCTTGTAACTCTTTCTTTAGAAAGCTTAGATATATGAAGAAGCCCTTCTCCACCTTTTGGTAATTCAACAAATGCTCCAAAGTCCGTAATTCTAACTACTTTCCCTGTTAAAACTTCATCTATTTCATAAAGTTTTTCAAAGTCAATACTCTTTTTGTCATTGTCTCTTCTAGAACTACTTGAAATAGATTTAATGTGTTCACAAGCATCTAATACATTTTGTTTATTTTCACCACTTACTTTTACATTTCCACTGTCTCTATCTAAATCAATAGATACAGAGAATTTTTCAATAATCTCTTTAATAGTCGAACCAGCTTTACCTATAACAACCATAATTTTACTTGGATCAATTGCAAATTGTTCAACTAAAGGTAATGCTTCACTTGGTACAATTTCTAGTGCAGCTTCTTCCATAATACCTAAAATATGTTCCCTACCCTCTTTTGCTTGATATAGTGCTTCTCTTAATACTGATAACTCTATTCCACCAAGTTTGATATCCATTTGAAGAGCTGTTATCCCTTCTTTAGTTCCAGCAACTTTAAAATCCATATCACCATCATGATCTTCTAATCCCATAATATCAGTTAATACAGAGTAATTATTACCTTCAACAACCATTCCCATTGCAACACCAGCAACAAGACTTGATACAGGAACACCTGCTGCTTTAAGAGCCAAAGAACCTCC comes from the Halarcobacter ebronensis genome and includes:
- a CDS encoding protein-glutamate methylesterase/protein-glutamine glutaminase, with the translated sequence MYTVLVIDDSASMRRIIKDMINGIDEFEVIAEAVDAYDAREKIKEYEPDLVTIDINMPKMNGVTFLRNLMRLHPMPAVVISGESVRGNDIFDDGAVGFISKPESGEPMSSFAARIKENLLNLTFLLKRYTQKKPNPMKTVTSAKAKEIDRKIHPDEVIPSFPARLGGSKVIAIGSSTGGVESLLRVFNGLTNDLPPILITQHIPYGFSKSFADRLNNSSKLTVHEATDGMILEKGHAYLAPGNMHLTIEKCSAGYRTKLLDTVKVSHHRPSVDVLFRSVNNVVGSGAMAVMMTGMGDDGSIAMKELHDNGAYTIAQNEESCVVFGMPAKAIQKGAVKDIVHLNDIAQYIIDFSKGKIR
- a CDS encoding chemotaxis protein CheA, with product MSGFDISKYREMFLEEAEELFESADNVLLEAENNGSLTDEEMGQLFRDVHTLKGSGASVELSMFAEFTHNVENMMDKLRNHEIEFKPEMASTLIDGLDVMKELLDLEVAEELTRETFEELTADLLIDIKAYINGKVPETTAAAEPVKEEKTVSTPASKTVAKTSNDDIGLYDSDINDSKFNVSYGFFKDDEIGHETENSNYGFFDEELDKRISTEALPVITHNENEDFGFFDDMPNITPDAKLQGNNSDQKEAISATQTRKEPAKKVEEQPKDGEETEEASSPRRTPRAATGAAAKEEKDKKASASNNIRVNLDKIDLLMNNVGDLVITNAMLTQFTSSIEDTKTRNAVLERLELLERHIRDMQDSIMSIRMVPMESIYSKFPKVVRDISKKLNKKVEFKHYGDNVEIDKAMIEGLTDPLMHIIRNSLDHGLETPDVRKSSGKDETGSITISAEQANGQMIITIEDDGKGIDCERVAQKALDQGQIDENQYNTMSDNEKAMLVFGAGVSTAEKITDISGRGVGMDVVKTNIQKLGGAIKLDTELGKGTVITIMLPLTLAILDGLDIAVGDQKYILPLSSIVESLQPTSDMIKKIGDGSQDLLMLREEFIPVVRLHQLFGVDPTFEKLEDGMLIVVKSGTQKVAISIDEFLNQHQVVVKPLDKNFRSVEGIGAATVRGDGSIGLILDVLGIINAQIKIEKDLNNLMQKAS
- a CDS encoding response regulator — its product is MAKLLIVDDSTMLRDMLNYALNEGGYNDVIEAVDGVDGLQKAKATTFDLIITDVNMPNMDGLTLIGELRKLPAYASRPILVLTTERSDEMKAKGKAAGATGWIVKPFVPEQLLKAVNIVLSR
- a CDS encoding CheR family methyltransferase — translated: MSSSNDLHDRVKKILYSLTGISLSENKDIMIANRLHKLKRDTRYDGDIEELLDAVEEGSFTMEFINSFTTNKTHFFREDFHFADLKDRVLPIFAKNSQQIKMYCSASSTGEEPYSMAMTVLEASEECGKNINATILATDIDTNVLQYAANGVYRYSKSSKEFPSWLKPSKYFKRRVQKTLASEEILIKVKPELQKMVTFKVMNLNDPSYPYQKDYFDVIFCRNVLIYFSNEDQNKILKKLFSHLKIGGTLYLGHSENPQDLISCVERVGQNIFIKRKDFY
- a CDS encoding chemotaxis protein CheD; this encodes MIIIGHKDGSIEKASLSRFTQKTKGFNTHTIIGGEFAVGPDDDFIAFKTLLGSCVAIMFYDKVRKIKGMNHFLLPTTNSTNDDMKYGLYSVEAMLNEMYKLGCSKSNMQAKISGGADIMQLNMNMINSIGHRNVEFAKDFCKSEGFKIVSEHTRGEHGRLILLTDDFQTFIKVTQKSETDKKIFKEEKALQTEITKAPVIKEYVGGVDLFGADKVQVEPEMEIELF